The proteins below come from a single Bubalus kerabau isolate K-KA32 ecotype Philippines breed swamp buffalo chromosome 19, PCC_UOA_SB_1v2, whole genome shotgun sequence genomic window:
- the RCCD1 gene encoding RCC1 domain-containing protein 1 isoform X2, with product MDEERRGTWFGFGFCGFGQALGSGLGRQVHSPEPLRTPGGSLDVRRVSASWSYTAFMTHGGRVQLSGAVGGTAEGCTDAWASEELLVLLRGGPGAGAELQAWAPGSALRGDPLWSQAVQEAEHGPSCDETQAGPLPLLPCARAYVSPRPPFYRPLAPTLRARRLELGAEHALLLDAAGQVFSWGAGRHGQLGHGTLEAEPEPRLLEALQGLRMAEVAAGGWHSVCLSETGDIYIWGWNESGQLALPTKSLAEDGKTTAGEASGLDEDGSEVKRGSAGEDGAPVPFIAVQPFPALLDLSPGSEAVKVSCGSRHTAVLTRTGELYTWGWAVNTIQSHLSSSFKSETLQLLNNSLFSATRQLLLYLLSL from the exons ATGGACGAGGAGCGTCGCGGGACCTGGTTCGGCTTCGGTTTCTGCGGCTTCGGGCAGGCGCTGGGCTCGGGGCTGGGGCGGCAAGTACACAGCCCCGAGCCGCTGAGGACGCCGGGCGGCAGCCTCGACGTCCGCCGCGTGAGCGCGAGCTGGAGCTACACCGCCTTCATGACCC ATGGAGGCCGGGTGCAGCTGTCGGGCGCGGTGGGCGGCACGGCGGAAGGATGCACGGATGCGTGGGCGTCGGAGGAGCTCCTGGTGCTGCTGCGCGGGGGGCCGGGAGCCGGGGCGGAATTGCAGGCCTGGGCGCCCGGTTCGGCGCTGCGTGGGGACCCCCTCTGGTCCCAGGCCGTGCAGGAGGCGGAACACGGACCCAGCTGTGATGAGACCCAGGCGGGGCCGCTGCCGCTGCTGCCCTGCGCTCGTGCCTACGTGAGCCCGCGGCCGCCCTTCTACCGACCTCTGGCCCCCACGCTGCGGGCGCGTAGGCTGGAGCTGGGCGCCGAGCACGCGTTGCTGCTGGACGCCGCGGGCCAGGTATTCTCCTGGGGCGCGGGCAG GCATGGACAGCTGGGCCACGGGACCCTGGAGGCAGAGCCAGAGCCCAGGCTGTTGGAGGCGCTGCAAGGCCTACGCATGGCTGAAGTCGCCGCAGGTGGCTGGCATTCTGTGTGCCTGAGTG AGACAGGAGATATTTATATCTGGGGCTGGAATGAATCAGGGCAGCTGGCCCTGCCTACTAAGAGCCTGGCAGAAGATGGAAAGACAACTgcaggagaag CCTCAGGACTGGATGAAGATGGTTCCGAAGTGAAGAGAGGCTCTGCGGGTGAGGATGGAGCCCCCGTCCCCTTCATAGCGGTCCAGCCATTCCCAGCTTTACTGGACCTCAGCCCGGGCTCAGAGGCAGTCAAGGTCAGCTGCGGATCCCGGCACACGGCAGTGCTGACAA GAACGGGGGAGCTCTACACCTGGGGCTGGG CCGTCAAcaccatccagtcccatctctccTCATCTTTTAAGTCTGAAACTCTACAGCTATTAAATAACTCCTTGTTCTCCGCAACCCGACAACTATTGTTATACCTTTTGTCTCTGTGA
- the RCCD1 gene encoding RCC1 domain-containing protein 1 isoform X1: MDEERRGTWFGFGFCGFGQALGSGLGRQVHSPEPLRTPGGSLDVRRVSASWSYTAFMTHGGRVQLSGAVGGTAEGCTDAWASEELLVLLRGGPGAGAELQAWAPGSALRGDPLWSQAVQEAEHGPSCDETQAGPLPLLPCARAYVSPRPPFYRPLAPTLRARRLELGAEHALLLDAAGQVFSWGAGRHGQLGHGTLEAEPEPRLLEALQGLRMAEVAAGGWHSVCLSETGDIYIWGWNESGQLALPTKSLAEDGKTTAGEASGLDEDGSEVKRGSAGEDGAPVPFIAVQPFPALLDLSPGSEAVKVSCGSRHTAVLTRTGELYTWGWGKYGQLGHKDTTTLDRPCRVEYFVDKQLQVRTVSCGPWNTYVYAVEKEKS; this comes from the exons ATGGACGAGGAGCGTCGCGGGACCTGGTTCGGCTTCGGTTTCTGCGGCTTCGGGCAGGCGCTGGGCTCGGGGCTGGGGCGGCAAGTACACAGCCCCGAGCCGCTGAGGACGCCGGGCGGCAGCCTCGACGTCCGCCGCGTGAGCGCGAGCTGGAGCTACACCGCCTTCATGACCC ATGGAGGCCGGGTGCAGCTGTCGGGCGCGGTGGGCGGCACGGCGGAAGGATGCACGGATGCGTGGGCGTCGGAGGAGCTCCTGGTGCTGCTGCGCGGGGGGCCGGGAGCCGGGGCGGAATTGCAGGCCTGGGCGCCCGGTTCGGCGCTGCGTGGGGACCCCCTCTGGTCCCAGGCCGTGCAGGAGGCGGAACACGGACCCAGCTGTGATGAGACCCAGGCGGGGCCGCTGCCGCTGCTGCCCTGCGCTCGTGCCTACGTGAGCCCGCGGCCGCCCTTCTACCGACCTCTGGCCCCCACGCTGCGGGCGCGTAGGCTGGAGCTGGGCGCCGAGCACGCGTTGCTGCTGGACGCCGCGGGCCAGGTATTCTCCTGGGGCGCGGGCAG GCATGGACAGCTGGGCCACGGGACCCTGGAGGCAGAGCCAGAGCCCAGGCTGTTGGAGGCGCTGCAAGGCCTACGCATGGCTGAAGTCGCCGCAGGTGGCTGGCATTCTGTGTGCCTGAGTG AGACAGGAGATATTTATATCTGGGGCTGGAATGAATCAGGGCAGCTGGCCCTGCCTACTAAGAGCCTGGCAGAAGATGGAAAGACAACTgcaggagaag CCTCAGGACTGGATGAAGATGGTTCCGAAGTGAAGAGAGGCTCTGCGGGTGAGGATGGAGCCCCCGTCCCCTTCATAGCGGTCCAGCCATTCCCAGCTTTACTGGACCTCAGCCCGGGCTCAGAGGCAGTCAAGGTCAGCTGCGGATCCCGGCACACGGCAGTGCTGACAA GAACGGGGGAGCTCTACACCTGGGGCTGGG GTAAATATGGACAGCTTGGCCACAAGGACACAACCACTTTGGACCGGCCCTGCCGTGTGGAGTACTTTGTAGATAAGCAACTCCAAGTAAGAACTGTGAGCTGTGGGCCCTGGAATACCTACGTGTATGCTGTGGAGAAAGAGAAGAGCTGA
- the RCCD1 gene encoding RCC1 domain-containing protein 1 isoform X3, with product MDEERRGTWFGFGFCGFGQALGSGLGRQVHSPEPLRTPGGSLDVRRVSASWSYTAFMTHGGRVQLSGAVGGTAEGCTDAWASEELLVLLRGGPGAGAELQAWAPGSALRGDPLWSQAVQEAEHGPSCDETQAGPLPLLPCARAYVSPRPPFYRPLAPTLRARRLELGAEHALLLDAAGQVFSWGAGRHGQLGHGTLEAEPEPRLLEALQGLRMAEVAAGGWHSVCLSETGDIYIWGWNESGQLALPTKSLAEDGKTTAGEASGLDEDGSEVKRGSAGEDGAPVPFIAVQPFPALLDLSPGSEAVKVSCGSRHTAVLTSEWGQERGSSTPGAGVNMDSLATRTQPLWTGPAVWSTL from the exons ATGGACGAGGAGCGTCGCGGGACCTGGTTCGGCTTCGGTTTCTGCGGCTTCGGGCAGGCGCTGGGCTCGGGGCTGGGGCGGCAAGTACACAGCCCCGAGCCGCTGAGGACGCCGGGCGGCAGCCTCGACGTCCGCCGCGTGAGCGCGAGCTGGAGCTACACCGCCTTCATGACCC ATGGAGGCCGGGTGCAGCTGTCGGGCGCGGTGGGCGGCACGGCGGAAGGATGCACGGATGCGTGGGCGTCGGAGGAGCTCCTGGTGCTGCTGCGCGGGGGGCCGGGAGCCGGGGCGGAATTGCAGGCCTGGGCGCCCGGTTCGGCGCTGCGTGGGGACCCCCTCTGGTCCCAGGCCGTGCAGGAGGCGGAACACGGACCCAGCTGTGATGAGACCCAGGCGGGGCCGCTGCCGCTGCTGCCCTGCGCTCGTGCCTACGTGAGCCCGCGGCCGCCCTTCTACCGACCTCTGGCCCCCACGCTGCGGGCGCGTAGGCTGGAGCTGGGCGCCGAGCACGCGTTGCTGCTGGACGCCGCGGGCCAGGTATTCTCCTGGGGCGCGGGCAG GCATGGACAGCTGGGCCACGGGACCCTGGAGGCAGAGCCAGAGCCCAGGCTGTTGGAGGCGCTGCAAGGCCTACGCATGGCTGAAGTCGCCGCAGGTGGCTGGCATTCTGTGTGCCTGAGTG AGACAGGAGATATTTATATCTGGGGCTGGAATGAATCAGGGCAGCTGGCCCTGCCTACTAAGAGCCTGGCAGAAGATGGAAAGACAACTgcaggagaag CCTCAGGACTGGATGAAGATGGTTCCGAAGTGAAGAGAGGCTCTGCGGGTGAGGATGGAGCCCCCGTCCCCTTCATAGCGGTCCAGCCATTCCCAGCTTTACTGGACCTCAGCCCGGGCTCAGAGGCAGTCAAGGTCAGCTGCGGATCCCGGCACACGGCAGTGCTGACAAGTGAGTGGGGCCAG GAACGGGGGAGCTCTACACCTGGGGCTGGG GTAAATATGGACAGCTTGGCCACAAGGACACAACCACTTTGGACCGGCCCTGCCGTGTGGAGTACTTTGTAG